In Marinobacter salinisoli, the DNA window GCAAACACAAGAAGCATCAGACACAATGTGAGGTTCAGCACCCAGATGATCCAGGGAGTCCGCCCCCGGCTTTTGCGTTTTTGAGCTTTAGTCATAGTCAAACCGCTCCGACAGGATGCGATGAGAGGGCGTTCCGCGTTCGATCAGGTGGTCCTCAACGGCATCCATCATCGCCGCCGGCCCGCACATGACAAACACCCACTCCCCGAATTCTTGCTCTGAAAAGATGCGATCCATAAGCGCGCCATCAATGAAGCCGGCTTCTCCCTGCCAGGCTTCGGGCGGTTCTGACAGCACATAGACCACGTCCTCCGAGCCCAGTTCCTCGCGATAGGCAATTTGCTCGACCGCCCGATTCCCATAGAACACCTTCACCTTGCGCGAATCACCGCTCAGACGCAGTTGCCTGAGTATGCTCAGCAGCGGCGCAAGGCCGACACCACCTGCGATGAGGGCAATTCCCGGTTCCGGGCGATTGTCGACAGACAGATTTCCGTAAGGGCCGTCCAGGTAGGCAGTGGTGCCGGCTTCGATCTGGCCAATGCTGCAAGTGAAGTCGCCACGCTCCTTAACCATGAACGATATTTCCGGACCGGCTGCAGGTGCGGAACAGATCGAGAACGGATTTTCTTTCATAGAGAACGTATTGTGGCCCACATTAAGCCAGACAAATTGACCCGCCTTGAACGCGAGGCCTTGATGCCCATCTGGCGTCACGGTCACCTCCCATTGCCTGGGTGTCAGCTGGACCACCGAACTGACACGCCATGGGCGCGCCTTTTGCAGAAGTGGGACTACCAGATAAACCTTCAGCAGAGATCCGGCAGCCAAACCTGTTAAGGCCAGCCACACCCAGGTCATGACAGGTTCAGATCCGTAACGGCCTGCATATACTGTGTGGTGCAGCAAAAGCAGTGCGATCAGGAGCGCGCCAATGCCGTGCAAAAGTCGCCATGTCTCGTATTTGTACCCGAGTTGAGTGCGCCCGATGGCCAGCAGAACAAGGCTTGGAAGCAGGAGGTAAGCGGCTATCCCTGTCGATAGCGCGGAGAAGTCGGTCGTGATCGT includes these proteins:
- a CDS encoding ferredoxin reductase family protein translates to MKPLLLIVAYLVAVTLPLAVSAWVGGPPRAFHQELASGLGILAFSMILIEFVLSGRSKTISRGIGMDVTMRFHQLMARTALVFALLHPFLYLGTPSGGQRPWDPTRALTITTDFSALSTGIAAYLLLPSLVLLAIGRTQLGYKYETWRLLHGIGALLIALLLLHHTVYAGRYGSEPVMTWVWLALTGLAAGSLLKVYLVVPLLQKARPWRVSSVVQLTPRQWEVTVTPDGHQGLAFKAGQFVWLNVGHNTFSMKENPFSICSAPAAGPEISFMVKERGDFTCSIGQIEAGTTAYLDGPYGNLSVDNRPEPGIALIAGGVGLAPLLSILRQLRLSGDSRKVKVFYGNRAVEQIAYREELGSEDVVYVLSEPPEAWQGEAGFIDGALMDRIFSEQEFGEWVFVMCGPAAMMDAVEDHLIERGTPSHRILSERFDYD